atatcaatgtCTGTAAAGAAATACTAATTATCAAAACATTGATTAAATGTCAGACGAGCGTTCTGTTTCGAATGCGTATAACGTATCTGATGTGGAACTGAATCCATTCACCCCTGAAGTGGAGGCCTTTGCGGCGTTGTAAGTTGGCTAgacttataaataaatacatatacatTGTTTTTATTTGGGATGTTGTGTTCTTCAGGACTTATAAACTATGATTTTTTAACAGGTTGCCGAAGGACGAACTTGCATTGGCAATTGTTGAACCTAAACCACTAGCTTTGACGGCTGGGGCTGGTGATAAAAATGATTTCCTGGTGAACACACCTAGGAAGACCATATCTCAGTTGGTCGAATCTAACCAGGTACGCTagataaatttcataaaagtttgtttatttgttattaAAGTCAAAATCTGTATATATCTTATCTATCTATCGTTTTAACGTgacatttattttattctggATATTAATCTAGGTTGAGCAGTGTATTGTCATGTGCACAATAGCTGCTATTGAATCGGATATGGGCTGGTATTACTTGAGTTGCAAAGTTTGTTCGAAGAAGGTTTTGAATGTGCCGAATGAGAATGCCGACGGTttagatgatgaagatgaaatgGGGTTCCATTATTATTGCGTGAAATGCAAGGTGAAGAACCCAAAGTTGATGCCGAGGTAATCATCGTATAGAAACTTAAATCATATTGTCGTTTTCTGGCTGATTGAGCAATTCTTAATATCATCTTATTGGTTACAAAATTGTAGATACAAGTTGCATTTGGTGGTGGTAGATAATACCGGGAATTCAAAATTCCTACTTTTCGATGCTATTGTAATGCAGATACTAAATCGTCCTTGCAATAAGTTGACTGGAAATAGTTTTGAAGAGGTAAAGTGGTTTATATCATATTATGACGGCTGagtaacataatttttttatgtagtATAGTATTAAATATGTTATATGTTCAGATGCAAGATCCGGATGATATTCCTTTGGCACTGAAAGATTTAGTTGGTAAGATATTTCTTTTCAAGATTGGCATTGAGAGAGAGAATTTTATATACAAGAATGCCACTTACAAAGTCTTGAAAGTCGTCACGAACACGGAAATGATATTAGAGTTCGAGGAGTTCAGTCAACCAAAGGTTTTGTAGTTTTTTAGAGTTTTcacttttttacttttattacaTTAAGGATGTATCTTTTAACTGTTTTTCTTGGTTTTATTATTCTAGGGAGCTTTGACTACTTTAGCTATTGAAAACTCGGTTATTTCAGATGCACCAGAGGTAACgtcatatatatttaacataGTTAGTAATATTGGTTATCGAtttattttgatgttttaaaatacaACGACTTCTATTGCAGGGCTCCCTCATGTTGAATTATCAGTCTTCCCAGGAATGTGAGGTATTGAAAGTAACTCCCGCTAAACACCGAGGAGGAACCGTGATTTCTTTAGAGGAACACGTTGAGGAGAATTCGGTGACAAAGTATCCATCTCGAGCTCGGATCAAGATTGAAAAGGCTGACAAAAGTGGCTGAAGAAAGGCTTATTTGGAGTCATTTTTACAGAGGCTTTCCCtacgttttgttttttttataaacattaatGCCAGGATGGAGTTCACTTTGGTTAACACAGAGTTTGAACCTCTGACTttactcatattttttttaaagaaacagATCTTAGTTTTCATATATATCAATATGCTAACTCACCAAATGAATTACAGGTTAAAACACTTAAAGTGTGTTGCCTATGGAAAGGTAGCAGTGACTTTGAATGAATACAACCTTAACTCACGTGCTCCAGTGAATGTCTGTGTTTTGAGGTCATGGAGAATCCATTGGGGAGAAGGTTAGCTATCTAATATTGCATATTTTGCAGATTAAAAtatcttatgtattttatactTCTTATGTAGGTGGTTTCAGATATATCACTAACCTAGAAAGCTCTTCTCAAGTCTTATTTGATCAGGACCTGGCAGAAATACAAAACTTCAAATCGAAGTAAGTATCTTCTAAATTATTACTTACTGTTTCTTGGCTGGcgataagaaaaaaatttgtgccctaatttttatcttcttctgtTTCTATGGTCACAGAATTCATATACCAGCAAATTGAAGTTGATGTTGGagtgtttattaatttgaagatttttttgttttattagtattctatttatatttatatttttgttttggcttTCAACGTCTTACTTAAGAACTATTATGATAAATTCTTTAATTATGCATCTTAATAATAAATGAGCTTTTTAGTTATAAGAGAGTTAttctattgtttaaatatgCTTTTACCGTTCTTGAAACTTTCTTCCGTTGTTATAAAGTCCTACTTTATCAATCATATATTGCAAATACATACTCTATTTTGGATCTCAAACATTAAATCACCGAGTCAATTCACCCCGCGCAATgcgcgggttatcacctagtaTATGTTAAAAAGGAAAATCATTTCTTTATGTCGATCTAAGAGATTTCTACCTTTATCCAGTTTCCAAGCGAATCAAGAGTGGATGAGAAAGAAACATAGGCTCCAAGGGAGTGTAGAACATCGGTCGAACGCCCGTGAAACCCAACGATTTTGCCACCTTGGAGAACAAACTTGACCCCCGGACTTGTCTCAAAGACCTGATTGGTTTTACCTTTGTAAGTCTCGAACTTAAGAGCCACAATGGTTTCTTGAGTTACTGTCTCACGGAAAGCTTCTACGTAAACGATGTAGTCATCTTCGTCAACCTCAAACTACGTATTAAAAACAACTCTCAGCACGAAACTAATTTGaacaaaattcatattttcaagttaatataattatatagaagTACATATTGTTAGTACCTCCTCAactttttctgtttgttttcGATGTTCATCTCCAACAACCACTTGAGAGCCATCGGACATACTCAAACTTGACGAAGGCTATACAATCCTGGCCGTgacctatatatatttttctaacatTGTCGTGAGCACCATCGTCCCACACAGCTCCAGACGCACCACCCTTAGTTTTAAGCTTCTTCGGGGGAACCGTAAGAGGGGCGGTGGTGGAGGATAACGGAACGAAATAAGCTCCGATGGAATTGAGATGGTTGCTGGCAAAACCGTGAAACCCGAATCTTCTTGTCTTGAGCTTGGAGAGTAAACTTAGTACCACTACCATCAAAATCATAGCCGATGTATTCAGAAGTCTTTTGATTAGTCTTGAACTGGATTCTTAATATTACATTGGAGGAATCATACCAACCCTCGACGAAAATTAGATGCTCATCCGGATGGTTAATCACAATCTACAGTGGTTCACAATTTCAGTACAAAAAAATCCACGTAggggaaaaaagaaaaatattccatTAAACCTTATTAGCTTACCTCTTGCGATGAACCTCTACCACCTTGCCCACCGTGGAGGGCTCCTTGTTTCGGTTGTCCCGCTTTCACATATTCAAACTTCACGTATTGAACACCTTGTCCACCGTTTCTTACGTATATCATTGTCACGCCGTTGTGATCGGATCCGTCGTCCCATGCAGTTCCTCCTGTGCCACCTTGTGCTTCCAATTTTTGAGCTCCTGAACCGGTCCCTGATCTGCTGTTTCCAGTTCCGGTCGGTATGGGAGCGTAGTGAACGTCGATAGAGTTGAGAACACTGCCGCAGGTACCAAGAAAACCGGCGATCTGTTTACCGGTAGCCTTCGGAGCAGAAATCTGGAAACCAGATTTCTTTCCGTAGGGTCCACGAGTTGTCTTGTTCGTTGTGAAAGTTAATGCCGTGATAACTTCTTGCGTGCTCAACGTTTTGCCGTAAGCAGACAGAGCCGTTATGTACTCGTCCGGGTCCAAAGTGAACTGTTAAtggttattatataataaaactaacGTCAATTTATTGTGTTAGAGCACCATGAGCAGCATTATCGCATGGTTTTAGTAAAGTTTTTACCCGAAAAGCAGGGTGTGAGCcatcacaaaaaaagaagaaacgagTTGCAAAAGTAGCAGGAGAAGAAACGTTTGTTCATGGTTTTTTTAACTGTTCACGGACCCCACTGACACATGGCGGCCCGCGATAGATtcgttttttttaatcagacaaaaagaaaataataagaaaccCAATTGGGTTTAtgggataaagatgctctaaccCATGGACAGTTTCATAGGtaggtttttgaatttttttttcttttgtttttggggGCCGCGAACGGTCTGAAAACCACCCAAGATTCAGCCTTtataaaagaggaagaagaggcaGTTCTTAAAAAATGAGTGAGATCcactgattttttaattattcttttgATAAAATCCATGACTAAGAGCCAAGATTAATGGTGCTCTTGCatatattaaaactgaaaatataaaaatttaaaatattttttaacagataaatataaattatattttaaaataaaattttatcaatattgtaaattttctttttttgtatcaatattttaatataaatttgatttaattaaacatgaaaattatatttaagaatatgcatgtatatatttgaaattataatcttatatagattttctatctatttattttaattaaatatattaaataaatttgcaaaagctgcataattactaaaattaaaattaaaaaatatttataaaatttgcagatatataagaaaataatgattttacgattaaatttttataattttctaaaaaaatgtatacatttttgaaaattttaataataaaattgtataatttaaaaatatataattaaattatatttcgaaatttataatgccatatttgaatatatttattttaatgatgatttatgagttattcccatattataaaaaaaattccaaaaatataaattgacattaaatgtaatatatgagttattaccatattttaaaaagtttaccataaatataaattaacattaaatgtaattatcCATGTGATATTAAGatataagacatgtcatcaatttcagtaaccatgtcatatttgttttatgaaatagattttagaaaagATACGTGGCAAAATCACTTGACAAATATAATCAAGAGAATTGTTTGTTTTCAACAAACCTCGGCAGACTTGGGCCCAACAGAGCCGCGACGCTGGGATTGAAGAGCGGTTCCGGCGCACGTGACCTGGATTGAGTAGATGACGTCATCGTACGTAATCTGAACTTTCTTCACCTTCGCGTGCTTACCATCGTCCCAAGACATTGTCGCTTCGATTACCTGTTCATATATTATACAGTATATAACCAACCATAAactattaatacaaatttaatttttttttcttgactaTTACTCTCtctattcttaaatataatatattttagttaaaaaaacatattaataaagttatttttatcaaaaaatattattaaaactataaattagcAATTACTcaatcaattataaaataaactattaaacatGATTGGTTATACagttttgataaatttaaaaattaattaaaaacgtTGAGAGAACTGACCTGAGAATAATGTAATGATTGGTGGAAGTGATCCATATTGGGAAATTGCATTGGTATTTATCGACCCATCGGAAGTTCACATCGACGAAtttgttaatgtattttataactCGCGATACACGAGAGACAATAATGAATGAATCCATGTGAGTACACGTTGACATACCGCAAATACTTGGatcagaaaatatttttcactAGACCCAATACAAGCCAACTCATATAATTTCCTAATTAGTTATACCAGATAACCAGAAGCATTGCCTGGAGCATTGCCTGGAGCATTGCTGAGAGAATAtccacattaaaaatatataagagacataaaaataatatataagagatttggATTACACCATTTAATACCAATTAATTTTACTGTCGGAAGCccgtaataaatatgatatcactGATTTTAAGTTAGAAGATCGTAATAAATATGGTATCAGAATGGACCGACACCCTAACCCATTAAACATGTCTGAAAAATGGCCCGATCATCCCACGAATTGATGGTCCAAAAAGACTCAAAGCCTTTGagatttcaagaaaaaaatgaaacatttttttggaAGGGGTATGATGGATTCTGCGGGATTAATGGTTCTACGCACCATTATTTCGAGCAAGgatgttgagaaaaaatctcacattaaaaatatgtaaaggacatcttattatataaagtttggttcttcaaagtttcTAATTAACATGATCACGACACATGGCAAtcatatatttaagattgtgacatgtgttaatctatctcataattaaaaaatatatatactaaaatattaacaaaaatgaaatttatcaaaaagtaattataaatattatttaatagtaattttctttttttaaatcctaatcaaaatataattgcaaaagattatttgataatattgtgacatgtgtttgtatgtataagacaaaatatataaataatttaatagtatgtataagaaaaaatatataaataatttaacagaattttttatgctaaaaataaaatagctgtataaaaatataaaagaaaaactaattatcaaataattagtttCCCTTTTacaagtttaaataaaataaacatataaaagtaatcttatttttcttataattaactaactttactttttaataattttgtgtcaaaaaaaatataaaccaaaaataacttcaaatatttcacatgatatgattgtgacatgtgtcaactaaaaaagttagatagtgaatgtgtcaataaaaactGTCATTACGTGAaaataactttttctttttctaaaatcctaaataaaagagatttctaaaaaaaattattttctaatcttaaccaattaagattttttttttatatatccgGACAagagagaattgtaaaatttgatttaatagtaaattttacttaaaacaattaatgataaacatgatagtaacaattatttaattaacaagaacattataaaaatattaatgatagtgaaaaaaacaaatttcgaAAATggcaactttaaaaaaaaaaatattaaatggaaatatttatttgatagaaattttatttttctaaatcctagacaaaatataattgtaaaagattatataatattaattttcttttctaatatcctaaaaacctgtaaaagaatatttgttagttgtttttgtttttataaaaaaaatcttaaacaaaagaaatttgtatcatatttttaagtccTAACCAAATGAGAattgtataattttatttgataatatttttaagagagtatttgatgatgaaaatgatactaaaaattatttaattaacaaaaaaaatgtaaaattagtATTAATACGAATTGTAAAAactgtaattttaaaattatatattaataactgaaaataattattttatagcaatttatttttttctcaaattctaAAGAGAAGATAATCGTGATAGGTTATATGacaataattttccttttcttaaaatcttaaacaaaattgtaaaagagtatttaatattatttttttattgtaaataaaaaagagatttataaaatagaatgttttcctttttaaaaaaaatcctagcaaaataaaactttaaggaattatttaataaaccattaaattagtatataaaacGTGTATAATATTGTCATTGATTAGTATTtgacttttatttctttttacttttcattcaaTTTCTTATTTCAGGTTGTGTTCAGTTTAAACGTTTagatatagtattttttttaatcctatgtacaaagtttataacaattcatctatgcaccacgattataaaatacaaatattaacttgaacttaTATGTGAAAAcgagtttttattataaaataaatctcaaacaacatatgcaaaaaataatcataaaactataataaaataaaataatttattattttatgatttttattaaattaaaacatcaaacaaaacccgTTGCAACGCAGCGGGCTCATATCTTGTAAGTAATATACAAGGGATAAAAGCTACGCTATTAATTAAATACAATAAAACTACTAATTTTCACTAATTTAATTATGACAACTGAATaagaatgaaaattatatttttcggtCCTGAGATAagtatcatattttattaaatgatgtgacgtatttattattttacaaaaaaatatgatgtatttatatttttgcagttttggtgaATATAAATTGTAAggtaaatttccaaaaaaaaatctaataacaTTTTTATGACTGAAAGAATACACAAAAAatgactaaattttttttattaaataggtAAATGATAATTATACTCTTACTTTATAAAGATATGTattttatctctttaataaaacatattttagtcattttaatcactgaaaactatttttatggTCAAAACCTGTTAATAACATCTTAGAGTGTTTTCTACAATGTATtctacttataatatttttgttcgtATGTTCATGAAATATAGAGATTATATTcccttaaatttattttaattatatattccatggcatacataatattttgttttctataataCTTGCAAATCTACAATATATTATATGAGGAATATTGgttaaatcaattaaattaattttcaatatgtgattaaaatatattattaaggatgatgtattataaattttcaaaatacccAAATTCATAAGGCtcttgttttaattattttaatcaaaatcttAAATTGTGGTTTTCGATTCCTGAGTAAGATCCTAAGTTTGGTTTAAGCCAGGTCATATCACAAATTCTGAATAATAAATTCACTCATATGATTTTCTAGTTTATCTTgaaatataattcatatataccCTACTGTttctatctttttttcttttaagtttgatatatattttaatgttaactATTCGTTTCCAATACAATGCTTTCTACAAATTAATAatactaaattaataatttatgaaatttatttaaattgatactgaaataaattttaactagaAATTTATTGCGATTACATAATTAAAGTGCTAGAAATGTTTTCAGAATATAGTTAATAGTTAAAACTTTATAttcttaaaaaagaaaatactaCTTTCAAAAagagtatattttaattattgcttaaattataagatatatttatgtaaCAACTAATAAAGTTATTTTAACCAAACtatcaaatttattaatatattccctaaatattttttgtgaataGATTTGAATACGTGCCATCAACACATTTAATTTCAACAAACAATAATGAcgtaagttttaaaaaataatgacaGGACATTAACCTAAGACTGTGTACCTTGGTTGAGTTTTTCAACACCATGTTTGTCATTTTTACCATTCCATGTTATTCTATTTTCTTTCACATTATTAttcaataagtttttttttttcaaatttaatattttataattttttactaaACAATAACAGATAGAGACATAAAAactactaaaaataaaataattattaaatcacAATAATTAGaactgaaaattaattatatgttttacaaaagtttttaaaatataaacaaaactgtattgaaaaaaattaaaaatttatgataaaataaggtttttttgtatatgtccAAATCATATAAAACTAGTCTTCATTAGTAGatcagaaattttttttatagaaaataataaaacagataatatttttataaataagttcgaatttgaaaacatataatctaaaactataaaaaaaatattttttttaattttttatttttttatatatagggTATTAGGGTCcttttatctattaaataaaacatatttgtcATTTTCCTCattgtggtctatttttgtgatcaaaacttgaaaattgtctATTTAGGATAATTGCCCTTAATCATCCATAGAATAAATGACTTAAAACAATTAAAGTGAATACAATATCTTTTTATCATCAGTAACCAATAAGAAACTAGCATACATAGTTGTGAACCCCTAAACCTGTTGAAAAACTTCAacactatataatacatgtggtatattcaaaattttcagCAGGAAGCAATTCACACTTGATTTTTTAATTCAGCAAGCTATTGTAAATGGTCTAATTGTTACATGTACAGTTTTACTTATAAGAACTTAATATGTTTGGTATAAGTTTTTAATATGATaatgtatatatcatatatcaccattaatataatttttgtataaatttttatactggtgaaactatttaaatatattaatagttaataactcatatatcataattatatatatatatatatatatatatatcacattaataaaataattaaatataactacaaatatatttttacatcaacttatatatcatggattatatacaataaaaattagTTGTAGGTGTGTATcaacaaatacaaaactaaagtaacactaattaaataaatttttgatagtTAAatgtttaacttttaaaaaagattatcggtttattatattaattaacaaattgATTTTTACCAGTTTAAcgtattttaactaaaataaataaaaattcaaattttatta
This region of Brassica napus cultivar Da-Ae chromosome C5, Da-Ae, whole genome shotgun sequence genomic DNA includes:
- the LOC125587318 gene encoding replication protein A 70 kDa DNA-binding subunit A-like yields the protein MAAITAVSDLKPFKSMWKIQVKIIRLWKQYSAAGGLTIEMVLIDSNGVKINASVKKNLVNQFDSFLSQGSSKIIINFSLNPSCGSYRTTIHPYRIGFLSTTRVRNCDDLPDALTGFEPVNYRDIIDDVIGQIVEVTPIEVVSANGKETHKLTVELRNEKDERLPMVLWGNFATDVSDAIQGRGENTIICVLRFGKIKVWKDERSVSNAYNVSDVELNPFTPEVEAFAALLPKDELALAIVEPKPLALTAGAGDKNDFLVNTPRKTISQLVESNQVEQCIVMCTIAAIESDMGWYYLSCKVCSKKVLNVPNENADGLDDEDEMGFHYYCVKCKVKNPKLMPRYKLHLVVVDNTGNSKFLLFDAIVMQILNRPCNKLTGNSFEEMQDPDDIPLALKDLVGKIFLFKIGIERENFIYKNATYKVLKVVTNTEMILEFEEFSQPKGALTTLAIENSVISDAPEGSLMLNYQSSQECEVLKVTPAKHRGGTVISLEEHVEENSVTKYPSRARIKIEKADKSG